A region of Streptomyces sp. TG1A-60 DNA encodes the following proteins:
- a CDS encoding Na+/H+ antiporter subunit E: MIRRGMRHLPMIVWLWLLWVLLWGSASRVVLLGGLLVATVVVAAFSLPPVLTGTVPRPLRVARLLVHLMADLVKSGTIVAWQVLRHGGKTSTAIVEVPLSVDSDLLITAVAEVSTMTPGTLVAEIDRRRRRLYVHALPVRDQRDIDRRKSEVRAVERRVVRAVGRGRTARNRSVPGRPEDT; this comes from the coding sequence TTGATCCGTCGGGGCATGCGCCATCTGCCGATGATCGTCTGGCTGTGGCTGCTGTGGGTGCTGCTGTGGGGCTCCGCCAGTCGGGTGGTGCTCCTCGGAGGTCTGCTGGTCGCCACCGTCGTCGTCGCGGCCTTCTCCCTGCCGCCGGTACTGACGGGGACGGTGCCCCGTCCGCTGCGCGTCGCACGACTGCTGGTCCACCTGATGGCGGACCTCGTCAAGTCCGGGACCATCGTCGCCTGGCAGGTCCTCCGGCACGGCGGCAAGACGTCCACCGCGATCGTCGAAGTCCCGCTGAGCGTCGACAGCGACCTGCTGATCACGGCCGTGGCCGAAGTCTCGACCATGACCCCCGGCACGCTGGTCGCCGAGATCGACCGGCGTCGACGACGCCTGTACGTCCACGCCCTTCCCGTCCGCGACCAGCGCGACATCGACCGGCGCAAGAGCGAGGTGCGGGCGGTGGAGCGCAGGGTCGTGCGAGCGGTCGGCCGCGGTCGCACCGCGAGGAACAGATCGGTACCGGGCCGCCCGGAGGACACGTGA
- a CDS encoding ATP-binding protein: protein MVSEIRAFALRQLADWGLDEAAFAAELMLSELVTNAIRHGAGPIRVRLLHDRSLICEVSDTSNTAPHLRRAATTDEGGRGLFLVAQLSQSWGTRYTPEGKVIWAECGLDGG, encoded by the coding sequence GTGGTCAGCGAGATCCGCGCCTTCGCCCTGCGGCAGCTGGCCGACTGGGGGCTCGACGAGGCCGCGTTCGCCGCCGAACTGATGCTCAGCGAACTGGTCACCAACGCCATCCGCCACGGCGCCGGGCCCATTCGGGTACGGCTGCTCCACGACCGCTCCCTGATCTGCGAGGTCTCCGACACCAGCAACACCGCCCCGCACCTGCGCCGGGCGGCCACCACCGACGAGGGCGGCCGGGGCCTCTTCCTCGTCGCGCAGCTGTCCCAGAGCTGGGGCACGCGCTACACCCCGGAGGGCAAGGTCATCTGGGCCGAATGCGGCCTCGACGGTGGCTGA
- a CDS encoding Na+/H+ antiporter subunit D translates to MTGFLLAVPVLLPALGAGVALLRPPRPVVRGLSALVLVSVLADAAALLVLADTRGPQALHVGGWPAPLGITLVADRLSALLLTVSVLVALAVLVFAIGQGTAERRRRSAQVFHPAYLLLVSGVSLAFLTGDLFNLFVAFEVMLAASYVLITLDADEVRTRAGMTYTIVSLTSSLLFITLVALVYAATGTVTLAQLGPRLAELPDGLRGTLSLLLLAVLGIKAAIVPLHFWLPDSYPTAPAPITAVFAALLTKVAVYALLRTQTLLFPRSGVWTVLACAAILTMVVGILGAIAQDDINRMLAFTLVSHIGFMLFGLALFDIRGLTGTILYVIHHIVVQAALFLAAGLAVRRTGTAALHRMAQGQPSGTLLATLFAVPALSLSGIPPFSGFVAKLALLRAAVAQGGPTAYALAGTALLTSLLTLYAMTRVWTSAFRGQRHPVPGEAAGPEPSLLGAARPSPRRRGGPPGVRLMIAAAAGMAATGVAVAACAGPLVGLSERAAEGLLDPQPYRSVVLSEEDR, encoded by the coding sequence ATGACCGGGTTTCTGCTCGCCGTGCCAGTGCTGCTGCCGGCTCTCGGCGCCGGCGTGGCCCTGCTGCGCCCGCCCCGCCCCGTGGTTCGCGGACTCAGTGCGTTGGTGCTGGTGAGTGTCCTGGCCGATGCGGCGGCCCTGCTCGTACTCGCCGACACGCGTGGACCGCAGGCCCTGCACGTCGGCGGTTGGCCCGCGCCCCTGGGCATCACGCTCGTGGCCGACCGGCTGTCGGCCCTGCTGCTCACCGTGTCGGTGCTGGTCGCGCTGGCCGTGCTGGTCTTCGCCATCGGCCAGGGCACCGCGGAGCGGCGCCGACGGTCGGCGCAGGTCTTCCACCCCGCCTACCTGCTGCTCGTCAGCGGTGTGAGCCTGGCCTTCCTCACCGGCGACCTGTTCAACCTCTTCGTCGCCTTCGAGGTGATGCTCGCCGCCAGTTACGTCCTGATCACCCTGGACGCCGACGAGGTCCGCACCCGCGCCGGCATGACGTACACGATCGTCAGCCTGACCTCGTCCCTGCTGTTCATCACCCTGGTCGCCCTGGTGTACGCGGCCACCGGCACGGTCACCCTGGCCCAACTCGGCCCACGGCTCGCCGAGTTGCCCGACGGCCTGCGCGGCACGCTCAGCCTGCTGCTGCTGGCCGTGCTGGGCATCAAGGCGGCGATCGTGCCGCTGCACTTCTGGCTGCCCGACAGCTACCCCACCGCTCCGGCGCCGATCACCGCCGTGTTCGCCGCGCTGCTGACGAAGGTCGCCGTGTACGCCCTGCTGCGCACCCAGACGCTGCTCTTTCCCCGCAGCGGTGTGTGGACGGTCCTGGCGTGCGCGGCGATCCTCACCATGGTCGTGGGCATCCTCGGCGCCATCGCCCAGGACGACATCAACCGGATGCTCGCCTTCACGCTGGTCAGCCACATCGGTTTCATGCTGTTCGGACTGGCGCTTTTCGACATCCGAGGACTGACCGGCACCATCCTCTACGTCATCCACCACATCGTCGTCCAGGCCGCTCTGTTCCTCGCCGCGGGGCTCGCCGTGCGCCGCACCGGGACGGCGGCGCTGCACCGCATGGCCCAGGGGCAGCCCTCGGGCACGCTGCTCGCCACGCTGTTCGCCGTCCCGGCGCTGAGCCTGTCCGGGATCCCGCCGTTCTCCGGCTTCGTGGCCAAGCTCGCTCTGCTTCGGGCCGCAGTCGCGCAGGGCGGGCCGACGGCGTACGCCCTCGCCGGTACCGCTCTGCTCACCAGCCTGCTGACCCTCTACGCCATGACCCGGGTGTGGACGTCGGCCTTCCGGGGACAGCGGCACCCTGTCCCCGGTGAGGCGGCGGGTCCCGAGCCATCGCTCCTGGGAGCAGCCCGCCCCTCGCCGCGGCGCCGTGGTGGACCGCCCGGGGTTCGGCTGATGATCGCCGCCGCGGCCGGCATGGCGGCGACCGGGGTCGCGGTCGCCGCCTGCGCGGGTCCCCTCGTCGGCCTGAGCGAACGAGCCGCGGAGGGCCTGCTCGACCCGCAGCCGTACCGGTCCGTCGTTCTGTCCGAGGAGGACCGTTGA
- the mnhG gene encoding monovalent cation/H(+) antiporter subunit G — MTAVRDVITAVLLPTGALFCLLGAAGLLRFPDIGSRLHAAAKAQTLGLLLILVGAAVQLPLRHAPVLLLVALFQMLTAPVTSQVIGRSAYRTDALDHRLLLRDELADRLAQDGTPVDASDGSPPRDDADR; from the coding sequence ATGACCGCCGTACGTGACGTGATCACCGCCGTCCTGTTGCCGACCGGCGCTCTCTTCTGTCTGCTCGGCGCCGCGGGTCTGCTCCGCTTCCCGGACATCGGCAGCCGTCTGCACGCGGCTGCCAAGGCCCAGACCCTCGGACTGCTGCTCATCCTCGTGGGAGCGGCCGTACAGCTGCCCCTGCGTCATGCCCCGGTGCTCCTGCTCGTCGCCCTGTTCCAGATGCTCACCGCCCCTGTCACCAGCCAGGTCATCGGGCGCAGCGCCTATCGCACCGATGCCCTCGACCACCGCCTGCTGCTGCGCGACGAACTCGCCGACCGCCTCGCGCAGGACGGCACGCCCGTGGACGCTTCGGACGGTTCACCACCGCGAGACGACGCGGACCGGTGA
- a CDS encoding ABC transporter permease: MTARPSPPAPRPRPRRLHPRGGQGGHFIGAYGLLALTALLVLVFSLALPRTFPTLDTVDSILSTQSIPAVLALAAMVPIVTGAFDLSIGYGLGLAHVMVLYLVVDAGWSWPLACLAVLAGGLAVGVLNGVIVEFGRIDSFIATLGTGSMMLAVTGWITDGGRIVPGPQGLPPAFTDLYTSTFLGLPVPAFYVLALAVVLWLVLERLPIGRYLYVVGSNPRAADLVGIPVRRYTVCAFAASGLIVGLAGVLLAAQQQIGNPSVGLDYLLPAFVGALLGSTAIKPGRPNALGTLVAVAVLAVGLTGIAQMGADFWTVPLFHGGTLLLAVGLAGYAARRRMRTGAFAARDAPPAGPEPPSAPPPGDGTTDSTP; the protein is encoded by the coding sequence GTGACCGCCCGGCCCTCCCCGCCCGCACCACGCCCGCGCCCGCGCCGGCTCCACCCACGGGGTGGCCAGGGCGGGCACTTCATTGGCGCCTACGGCCTCCTGGCCCTCACCGCCCTGCTCGTTCTGGTCTTCTCCCTCGCCCTGCCGCGCACCTTCCCCACCCTCGACACCGTCGACTCGATCCTCTCCACCCAGTCGATCCCGGCCGTCCTCGCGCTCGCCGCCATGGTCCCCATCGTGACCGGTGCGTTCGACCTCTCCATCGGCTACGGCCTCGGCCTGGCGCACGTCATGGTGCTGTACCTCGTCGTCGACGCCGGGTGGTCCTGGCCGCTTGCCTGCCTCGCGGTGCTCGCCGGAGGACTGGCCGTGGGCGTCCTCAACGGGGTCATCGTCGAGTTCGGCCGCATCGACTCCTTCATCGCCACGCTCGGCACCGGCAGCATGATGTTGGCCGTCACCGGCTGGATCACCGACGGCGGCCGGATCGTCCCGGGCCCGCAGGGCCTCCCGCCCGCCTTCACCGACCTCTACACCTCCACGTTCCTCGGCCTCCCGGTCCCCGCCTTCTACGTGCTGGCACTCGCGGTCGTCCTCTGGCTGGTGCTGGAGCGGCTCCCGATCGGCCGGTATCTGTACGTCGTCGGGTCGAACCCGCGCGCCGCCGACCTCGTCGGCATCCCGGTCCGCAGGTACACCGTGTGCGCCTTCGCCGCGTCCGGCCTGATCGTCGGCCTCGCCGGAGTGCTGCTCGCCGCCCAGCAGCAGATCGGCAACCCGAGCGTCGGCCTCGACTATCTGCTGCCCGCCTTCGTCGGGGCCCTCCTCGGCTCCACCGCGATCAAGCCCGGCCGCCCCAACGCCCTGGGCACCCTCGTCGCCGTCGCCGTCCTCGCCGTCGGCCTCACCGGCATCGCCCAGATGGGCGCCGACTTCTGGACGGTCCCGCTGTTCCACGGCGGCACCCTGCTCCTCGCCGTCGGCCTCGCCGGATACGCCGCCCGCCGCCGCATGCGCACCGGCGCCTTCGCGGCCCGCGACGCGCCCCCCGCCGGGCCGGAGCCGCCGTCCGCCCCGCCGCCGGGCGACGGCACGACGGACAGCACACCATGA
- a CDS encoding substrate-binding domain-containing protein — MSEPSPPGPAAFSRSSLREESFVQHTRKACPAAPRTRSAATALLAATAVLLAGCERGSSGDPAESASGPSGCPAVHAEARAAVSRAERTDIPWNGPTTGPRAVTGETIVYVAQTMTNPGVAGAAAGVREAARVIGWNVRVIDGGGTPAGIQAAMSEAVALRPSGIVIGGFDPNTTSQQLARADAAGIPLIGWHAVAAPGPSRRPALFTNVTTQVEDVARISAQWVISTSQGNAGVVVLTDASIPFAKHKSDLIREELATCSGVNLLSYENIPIPDASSRTPRVVSSLLSRFQDRWTHSVAINDLYFADAAPALRAAGKDGSGPPFNIGAGDGDPSAFQRINNEQYQAATVPEPLSLQGWQIVDEFNRAFSGRPASGYVAPVHISTADNSDGATSWDPSGYRDGYRKIWGR; from the coding sequence ATGAGCGAGCCGTCACCGCCGGGCCCGGCCGCGTTCTCCCGCTCGTCCCTCCGCGAGGAGTCTTTCGTGCAGCACACCCGCAAGGCCTGCCCCGCCGCCCCCAGAACCCGAAGCGCGGCAACCGCCCTGCTCGCCGCGACCGCCGTCCTGCTCGCCGGCTGCGAACGCGGATCATCGGGTGACCCGGCGGAATCCGCCTCCGGCCCGAGCGGCTGCCCCGCGGTCCACGCCGAGGCCAGGGCCGCCGTCAGCCGGGCCGAGCGCACCGACATCCCCTGGAACGGACCGACCACCGGCCCCAGGGCCGTGACCGGCGAAACCATCGTCTACGTCGCCCAGACCATGACCAACCCCGGAGTCGCGGGCGCCGCCGCCGGCGTCCGGGAAGCCGCCCGGGTCATCGGCTGGAACGTCCGGGTGATCGACGGCGGTGGCACTCCCGCCGGCATCCAGGCGGCGATGAGCGAGGCCGTGGCCCTCAGACCCTCGGGCATCGTCATCGGGGGCTTCGACCCCAACACGACCTCACAGCAGCTCGCGCGGGCCGACGCGGCCGGCATCCCGCTCATCGGCTGGCACGCGGTCGCCGCACCCGGCCCCAGCCGACGGCCCGCCCTCTTCACCAACGTCACCACCCAGGTCGAGGACGTGGCCAGGATCAGCGCCCAATGGGTCATCTCCACCTCCCAGGGCAACGCCGGCGTCGTGGTCCTCACCGACGCCTCGATCCCCTTTGCCAAGCACAAGTCCGACCTGATCAGAGAGGAACTCGCCACCTGCTCGGGCGTGAACCTCCTGTCGTACGAGAACATCCCGATCCCCGACGCCAGCAGCCGCACCCCCCGCGTGGTCTCCTCGCTCCTCTCCCGGTTCCAGGACCGGTGGACCCACTCCGTCGCCATCAACGACCTGTACTTCGCCGACGCCGCCCCGGCCCTCCGCGCGGCCGGCAAGGACGGCTCCGGCCCGCCCTTCAACATCGGTGCCGGAGACGGCGACCCCTCCGCCTTCCAGCGCATCAACAACGAGCAGTACCAGGCGGCCACCGTCCCCGAGCCGCTCTCCCTGCAGGGCTGGCAGATCGTCGACGAGTTCAACCGGGCGTTCTCCGGCCGCCCCGCCAGCGGCTATGTGGCCCCCGTCCACATCAGTACGGCCGACAACAGCGACGGCGCCACGAGCTGGGACCCGTCGGGCTACCGGGACGGGTACCGGAAGATCTGGGGCAGGTGA
- a CDS encoding class I SAM-dependent methyltransferase codes for MTAQQATIGEVFSAGAEEFDRWSPLLWDPVGQATAQVSDPKPGERVLDACCGAGASALPAARAVGPDGLVDAVDLAEALVTLGERRARQEGLANLRFHRHDVTAWAAPEGGYDLVQCALGVFFFPDMDRDTAKLAAQLRPGGRLTVTVWEKGALGGWGQAFKSAVETERAWPGSPQSQQLARIDTAEALAAWLEGLGLKRPRVVRRDPAVPVTPTTAWDLAVGSGTRALLAGLPPAAVERVRARFTTALEETSVTDLDVRILAGTAVV; via the coding sequence GTGACCGCACAGCAGGCCACCATCGGCGAGGTGTTCAGCGCAGGCGCCGAGGAGTTCGACCGCTGGTCGCCGCTGCTGTGGGACCCCGTCGGGCAGGCCACGGCGCAGGTATCGGATCCGAAGCCCGGCGAACGGGTGCTGGACGCCTGCTGTGGAGCCGGAGCGTCCGCGTTGCCCGCTGCCCGCGCGGTCGGCCCCGACGGGCTGGTCGACGCGGTGGACCTGGCCGAGGCCCTCGTGACGCTCGGTGAGCGGCGGGCACGGCAGGAGGGCCTGGCGAACCTGCGGTTCCATCGGCACGACGTGACGGCGTGGGCGGCACCGGAGGGCGGCTACGACCTGGTGCAGTGCGCACTGGGCGTGTTCTTCTTCCCCGACATGGACCGCGATACGGCGAAACTCGCGGCACAGCTGCGGCCAGGCGGTCGGCTCACGGTGACCGTATGGGAGAAGGGGGCGCTCGGCGGCTGGGGCCAGGCGTTCAAAAGCGCCGTCGAGACCGAGCGTGCATGGCCGGGTTCGCCACAGTCGCAGCAACTGGCCCGTATCGACACCGCAGAGGCACTCGCCGCCTGGCTGGAGGGCCTCGGGCTGAAGCGGCCCCGGGTCGTGCGCCGCGATCCTGCCGTGCCGGTGACCCCGACGACCGCCTGGGACCTGGCGGTGGGCAGTGGCACCCGCGCCCTGCTGGCCGGGCTCCCGCCCGCCGCCGTGGAACGCGTCCGTGCGCGCTTCACCACCGCGCTGGAGGAGACGTCGGTGACGGACCTGGACGTCCGGATCCTGGCCGGGACGGCCGTGGTATGA
- a CDS encoding PRC-barrel domain-containing protein translates to MTADNIPILKKISETDQKVASADEDVRGRKVVNRTGDELGKVGDLLIDQEENKVRFLLVEHGGFLGIGEKKTFIPVDAVTQVTDEEVQIDRSREQVEQAPEYDPHLVEESNYYGRVYDHYGYAPFWGTGYVYPGYPPLHRTW, encoded by the coding sequence ATGACAGCGGACAACATCCCCATCTTGAAGAAGATCAGTGAGACCGATCAGAAGGTCGCTTCCGCCGACGAGGACGTCCGCGGACGGAAAGTCGTCAACCGGACGGGAGATGAGCTGGGGAAGGTCGGTGACCTGCTCATCGACCAGGAGGAGAACAAGGTCAGGTTCCTCCTGGTCGAGCATGGCGGGTTCCTCGGCATCGGCGAGAAGAAAACGTTCATTCCCGTTGACGCCGTCACCCAGGTCACTGACGAGGAGGTCCAGATCGACCGGTCCCGCGAGCAGGTCGAACAAGCCCCCGAGTACGACCCCCATCTCGTGGAGGAGTCGAACTATTACGGCCGCGTCTACGATCACTACGGCTATGCGCCGTTCTGGGGCACCGGCTATGTCTACCCCGGTTACCCGCCGCTCCACCGGACTTGGTGA
- a CDS encoding monovalent cation/H+ antiporter complex subunit F yields MTVLYDATLAVVAAAGLLTLVRLLRGPRTLDRILALDVLVTMVIAGTAVAMALREDTTALPVLVVLALLAFTGTVTAAHLVEKREGMR; encoded by the coding sequence ATGACCGTCCTGTACGACGCCACCCTGGCTGTGGTGGCAGCGGCCGGCCTGCTCACGCTGGTACGCCTTCTGCGCGGCCCGCGCACGCTCGACCGCATCCTGGCGCTGGACGTCCTCGTGACGATGGTCATCGCCGGGACCGCCGTGGCGATGGCACTGCGGGAGGACACCACGGCCCTGCCCGTGCTCGTCGTCCTTGCTCTCCTGGCGTTCACCGGGACGGTGACGGCGGCCCATCTGGTCGAGAAACGAGAAGGCATGCGATGA
- a CDS encoding TerC family protein, which translates to MLEVPLWLWVAFAATVVVSLAVDLLAHRAAHVIGFKEAAAWSALWVGLALLFGAVVFVVLGPTAGTEYTTAWLLEKSLSVDNLFVFAVIFAYFRVPRAYQHRVLFFGVMGALVFRGIFLTLGVAVVSRFTAVLFAFAAVLFYSTYKLLKGDEEGFDPGKSFALRLLRKAIPVRDEYAGTKFFVKEAGKRVATPLLAVIAAVEAADLVFAVDSVPAVLAVSDDLFIVYTSNAFAILGLRALYFLLSGLLDRFHYLNMGLAVILGFIGVKLVFQAAHKTISTSIPEIPSQISLAVIVVVLAASVVLSLRRPVPPQPPPAAEERSDRANDD; encoded by the coding sequence GTGCTGGAGGTCCCGCTCTGGTTGTGGGTGGCGTTCGCCGCGACGGTGGTGGTGTCGCTGGCGGTGGACCTGCTGGCCCACCGTGCCGCACACGTCATCGGTTTCAAGGAGGCTGCCGCCTGGAGCGCACTGTGGGTGGGACTCGCTCTGCTCTTCGGCGCGGTCGTCTTCGTCGTCCTCGGCCCGACGGCCGGCACCGAATACACCACTGCGTGGCTGCTGGAGAAGAGCCTGTCGGTGGACAACCTCTTCGTCTTCGCCGTGATCTTCGCCTACTTCAGGGTACCTCGCGCCTACCAGCACCGCGTGCTGTTCTTCGGTGTGATGGGCGCCCTGGTCTTTCGCGGGATCTTCCTCACCCTCGGCGTCGCCGTGGTCAGCCGCTTCACCGCCGTCCTGTTCGCCTTCGCGGCAGTTCTCTTCTACAGCACCTACAAGCTCCTCAAAGGTGACGAGGAGGGCTTCGATCCCGGGAAGAGCTTCGCCCTGCGCCTGCTCCGCAAGGCCATCCCGGTTCGTGACGAGTACGCGGGGACGAAGTTCTTCGTCAAGGAAGCCGGCAAGCGCGTCGCCACCCCGCTTCTCGCGGTGATCGCCGCGGTCGAGGCGGCCGACCTGGTCTTCGCCGTCGACAGCGTCCCCGCCGTGCTCGCCGTCAGCGACGACCTCTTCATCGTCTACACCAGCAACGCGTTCGCCATTCTGGGCCTGCGCGCCTTGTACTTCCTGCTCTCGGGCCTGCTGGACCGCTTCCACTACCTGAACATGGGCCTGGCGGTCATCCTCGGCTTCATCGGCGTCAAGCTGGTCTTCCAGGCGGCCCACAAGACCATCAGCACCAGCATCCCGGAAATTCCCTCGCAGATCAGTCTCGCGGTCATCGTCGTTGTTCTGGCCGCGTCCGTCGTCCTCAGTCTGCGGCGACCCGTCCCGCCCCAGCCGCCCCCCGCCGCTGAGGAACGCTCCGATCGCGCGAACGATGACTGA
- a CDS encoding sugar ABC transporter ATP-binding protein — protein MHDAHDTSEQAVPPSGAEPLVRVRGLTKRFGGTRALAGVDLDVHAGSVLALLGPNGAGKSTLIKILAGVHHADSGHITVDGHPLADHAASRRMSFIHQDLGLVEWMTVAENIALSTGYARRAGLISWRHTRERCTEALETVGVPLDPDAPIAHLAPAERSLVALARALAARAKLIVLDEPTARLPAADCARLFRVLHALRDRGHGILYVSHRLDEVYEVADTFAVLRDGHLVSQGSTRGHSPVRLVRDITGEEPAVHRPAPPPPGGAAVLTLDGVRTAGAGPVDLALRAGEALGLVGLSGAGHGDLGRALAGSLPLLGGRMLLDGSPYHPRTVTDAVGRGVAFVPGDRQRESCLAELTVRENLLANPRAGDGPAPRWISPRRERAEAADLIERFSVRPRDSEAAIATLSGGNQQKVMLGRWLRTGLRLLILEEPTASVDVGAKAAIHRLLDEALAGGLAVVLISTDFEEVAAVCGRALVLVRGSVTAELSGPALTVAGLTRAASAMPPAGTATTP, from the coding sequence GTGCACGACGCTCACGACACCTCGGAGCAGGCGGTGCCGCCCAGCGGGGCGGAACCGCTGGTCCGTGTCCGCGGGCTCACCAAGCGGTTCGGCGGCACCCGCGCCCTGGCCGGAGTCGACCTCGACGTCCACGCGGGCAGCGTTCTCGCGCTCCTCGGCCCCAACGGAGCCGGGAAGTCCACGCTCATCAAGATCCTCGCCGGCGTCCACCACGCCGACTCGGGCCACATCACGGTGGACGGGCACCCGCTCGCCGACCACGCCGCATCCCGGCGCATGTCCTTCATCCACCAGGACCTCGGGCTCGTGGAGTGGATGACGGTCGCCGAGAACATCGCCCTGAGTACCGGGTACGCGCGCCGTGCCGGACTGATCTCCTGGCGGCACACCCGCGAACGCTGCACCGAGGCCCTGGAAACCGTCGGAGTCCCGCTCGATCCCGACGCGCCGATCGCCCACCTCGCCCCCGCCGAGCGGTCCCTGGTCGCCCTCGCCCGCGCCCTGGCGGCACGCGCCAAGCTCATCGTCCTCGACGAACCGACCGCCCGGCTCCCCGCCGCCGACTGCGCCCGGCTGTTCCGCGTCCTGCACGCCCTGCGCGACCGGGGCCACGGCATCCTCTACGTCAGCCACCGCCTCGACGAGGTGTACGAGGTCGCCGACACCTTCGCCGTCCTGCGCGACGGCCACCTCGTCAGCCAGGGCTCGACGAGGGGGCACAGCCCCGTCCGCCTGGTGCGTGACATCACCGGCGAGGAACCGGCCGTCCACCGCCCCGCCCCGCCACCGCCCGGCGGGGCGGCGGTCCTGACCCTCGACGGCGTCCGGACCGCCGGCGCGGGACCCGTAGACCTGGCGCTGAGAGCGGGGGAAGCCCTCGGCCTGGTCGGCCTCTCCGGCGCCGGACACGGGGACCTCGGCCGCGCCCTCGCCGGTTCCCTGCCCCTCCTCGGCGGCCGGATGCTGCTCGACGGCAGTCCGTACCACCCCCGTACGGTCACCGACGCCGTCGGACGCGGTGTCGCCTTCGTACCCGGCGACCGGCAGCGCGAGAGCTGCCTCGCCGAGCTGACCGTACGGGAGAACCTCCTGGCCAACCCCCGTGCCGGCGACGGGCCGGCGCCGCGCTGGATCAGCCCCCGCCGCGAACGCGCCGAGGCCGCCGACCTGATCGAACGGTTCTCGGTGCGGCCCCGCGACAGCGAGGCCGCCATCGCCACCCTGTCCGGCGGCAACCAGCAGAAGGTCATGCTCGGCCGCTGGCTCCGGACCGGCCTGCGGCTGCTGATCCTGGAGGAACCGACCGCGAGCGTCGACGTCGGAGCCAAGGCGGCCATCCACCGCCTGCTCGACGAGGCGTTGGCCGGAGGTCTCGCGGTCGTCCTCATCTCCACCGACTTCGAGGAGGTCGCGGCGGTGTGCGGTCGCGCCCTGGTCCTCGTGCGCGGCTCCGTGACCGCGGAACTGAGCGGTCCAGCCCTCACGGTCGCGGGACTCACCCGGGCGGCTTCGGCCATGCCCCCGGCCGGAACCGCGACGACCCCGTGA
- a CDS encoding metalloregulator ArsR/SmtB family transcription factor, giving the protein MTTSASPADEPPQTLQAATDLLRALASPVRLGIVRELSAGGKYVHELVTALGVSQPLVSQHLRVLRTSRIVTARRQARETRYSLTDDHVAHIVLDAIRHVQE; this is encoded by the coding sequence ATGACGACTTCCGCTTCTCCCGCAGATGAGCCGCCGCAGACCCTGCAGGCCGCCACCGACCTGCTGCGTGCGCTGGCATCACCCGTGAGGCTGGGCATCGTGCGTGAACTGTCCGCAGGCGGGAAGTACGTCCACGAACTCGTGACCGCTCTGGGCGTGAGCCAGCCGCTGGTCTCGCAGCACCTGAGGGTACTGCGTACCTCCCGGATCGTGACGGCCCGGCGCCAGGCCCGCGAGACGCGGTACAGCCTGACCGACGATCATGTGGCGCACATCGTGCTGGACGCCATCCGGCACGTGCAGGAGTAG
- a CDS encoding metalloregulator ArsR/SmtB family transcription factor — MGHGQKPPASDYATARTRLTPENAPKVAETLQALATPSRLLILARLREGPCGATDLADAVGMEQSACSHQLRVLRNLGLVTGTRRGRSVVYALHDDHVAGLLDQALYHIEHLHLGITDTPAGEPEPVTIS; from the coding sequence ATGGGCCACGGACAGAAACCTCCCGCGAGCGACTACGCCACCGCGCGCACCCGGCTGACGCCGGAGAACGCGCCGAAGGTCGCCGAGACTCTCCAGGCCCTGGCCACCCCCTCCCGGCTGCTGATCCTGGCCCGACTGCGTGAAGGCCCCTGCGGGGCCACCGACCTCGCCGACGCCGTCGGCATGGAGCAGTCAGCCTGCTCCCACCAGCTGCGCGTGCTGCGCAACCTCGGCCTGGTCACCGGCACCCGCCGGGGTCGCTCCGTCGTCTACGCCCTCCATGACGACCACGTCGCCGGACTGCTCGACCAGGCCCTCTACCACATCGAGCATCTGCACCTGGGCATCACCGACACTCCTGCCGGAGAACCCGAGCCGGTCACCATCTCCTGA
- a CDS encoding (2Fe-2S) ferredoxin domain-containing protein: MSKRSRRTAAAASAPSAGAARCTVTVCRGCCCGTPKIPGFDHAAQLRDLRRGLDGTATVRVTDCLDACEHANVVVVQPSPSGRAAGGRPVWLGLVNDLDATADITDWIEQGGPGLADPPGVLDLYGFTPSRRVRGQVEG; the protein is encoded by the coding sequence GTGAGCAAGCGCTCCCGCCGTACTGCCGCTGCCGCCTCCGCCCCGTCCGCCGGGGCGGCGCGCTGCACTGTCACCGTGTGCCGCGGATGCTGCTGCGGCACGCCGAAGATCCCCGGCTTCGACCACGCGGCCCAGCTGCGCGACCTGCGCCGGGGCCTCGACGGCACCGCCACCGTCCGCGTCACCGACTGCCTCGACGCCTGCGAGCACGCCAACGTCGTCGTCGTGCAGCCCTCGCCCTCCGGCCGCGCGGCAGGCGGCCGGCCCGTGTGGCTCGGCCTGGTCAACGACCTTGACGCCACCGCCGACATCACCGACTGGATCGAACAGGGCGGGCCGGGTCTCGCCGACCCGCCCGGTGTACTCGACCTGTACGGCTTCACACCGTCCCGGCGGGTGCGGGGCCAGGTGGAGGGCTGA